One Marasmius oreades isolate 03SP1 chromosome 2, whole genome shotgun sequence DNA segment encodes these proteins:
- a CDS encoding uncharacterized protein (MEROPS:MER0001400), with protein MLHNVYAALVAEHKWSPTARTSANGTEGNIVFLQLLVDALALQPCNPTVPDARDAIIQADAVRYNGANKCLLWKAFASKGLGVGAANHKDSSKAPDDC; from the coding sequence ATGCTCCACAACGTCTACGCAGCTCTCGTCGCTGAACACAAATGGTCCCCTACCGCTCGTACGAGCGCAAACGGCACCGAAGGGAACATCGTTTTTCTACAACTCCTCGTCGACGCTCTAGCTCTCCAACCTTGCAACCCCACTGTTCCCGACGCCCGTGACGCTATCATTCAAGCAGATGCCGTCAGGTACAATGGTGCTAACAAGTGTTTGTTGTGGAAGGCCTTCGCTAGTAAGGGTCTTGGTGTGGGTGCTGCTAATCATAAGGATTCGAGTAAGGCTCCGGATGACTGTTAA
- a CDS encoding uncharacterized protein (MEROPS:MER0001400), whose product MATFNKFFSSVFLAVLYASSYGNAAPWPTNAKHGTHRVRTLGKGVQVEAFHPPSSYKTYGAGVDLASSFTSSGIEDKTVSYISSELQVDSAKVTFKSGYTQNGQSFAYAKQVHNGIPVSNAVANVAFKDNKVIAFGHSFVDTSKIAPSTPSVDVNAVIPKTEEVLEGKKNEIEPTLEYHALADGSVALAHVFQVQNDEAGTWYKAFVDAHTGDLISVTDYVADASYKVLPVNKELITDGLELVTDPQNTASSPSGWHSDGKSNTTDTSGNNVVAYKGSVSSTTKQSADNLVFDYTYDTTKAPDVANNVNAARTNAFYLVNSYHDTLYQYGFTEASFNFQNDNFGKGGAGNDRIRISVQDASGTDNADFATPPDGQSGQCRMFIWTATNPKRDGVLENDIPLHEVTHGLTNRMTGGGTGECLQSLEAGGMGEGWSDIVADWFSHSDSADVTDFIMGQYVTNDPAGIRSHPYSTSASTNPLRYSDIAKLDEVHNIGEVRTVHPEMVLFKSLTFFFLPNPL is encoded by the exons ATGGCCACGTTTAACAAGTTCTTTTCCTCTGTTTTCCTCGCTGTTCTGTACGCGTCATCATACGGAAATGCAGCACCTTGGCCTACGAACGCAAAGCACGGCACCCATCGTGTTAGGACTCTTGGGAAAGGTGTTCAGGTTGAGGCGTTCCACCCTCCAAGCAGCTACAAG ACCTATGGAGCCGGTGTCGACCTCGCATCATCGTTCACGAGCTCCGGAATCGAAGACAAGACTGTTTCCTACATCTCATCAGAGTTGCAAGTCGATTCGGCCAAAGTGACTTTCAAGTCTGGTTATACCCAGAACGGCCAATCCTTTGCTTACGCGAAGCAAGTCCAT AATGGCATTCCTGTCTCTAACGCCGTCGCCAACGTTGCATTCAAAGATAACAAGGTCATCGCTTTCGGTCATTCATTCGTTGATACCA GCAAGATCGCTCCCTCTACACCCTCAGTTGACGTCAACGCTGTCATCCCCAAGACCGAAGAGGTTCTAGAGGGTAAAAAGAACGAGATCGAACCTACCCTCGAGTACCACGCTCTCGCAGACGGCAGTGTCGCCCTTGCACACGTCTTCCAAGTTCAGAATGATGAAGCCGGAACATGGTATAAGGCCTTTGTTGATGCCCACACCGGTGATTTGATCTCTGTGACGGACTACGTCGCCGACGCATCG TATAAAGTTCTTCCCGTTAACAAGGAGCTCATCACTGACGGCCTCGAACTCGTCACAGATCCTCAGAACACCGCCTCTTCCCCAAGCGGATGGCATAGCGACGGTAAAAGTAACACCACCGACACGTC AGGTAACAACGTCGTTGCTTACAAGGGCTCCGTGTCCTCTACTACCAAGCAATCTGCCGACAATCTCGTTTTCGATTACACTTACGATACCACCAAGGCACCCGACGTTGCCAACAACGTCAACGCAGCCCGCACCAATGCCTTCTATCTGGTCAATTCCTACCACGACACATTGTACCAATACGGTTTCACCGAGGcttccttcaacttccaGAACGACAACTTTGGAAAGGGCGGTGCTGGTAACGATAGAATCCGTATCAGCGTGCAAGATGCATCTGGCACCGACAACGCTGACTTTGCCACTCCTCCCGA TGGTCAATCTGGACAATGCAGAATGTTTATCTGGACTGCTACTAAC CCAAAACGCGATGGTGTCCTTGAAAACGACATCCCCCTCCATGAAGTTACTCATGGTCTTACCAACCGAATGACAGGTGGAGGAACTGGTGAGTGTTTGCAGAGTCTAGAGGCAGGTGGTATGGGTGAAGGATGGTCAGATATTGTTGCCGA CTGGTTCTCTCACTCCGACTCTGCTGACGTTACCGATTTTATCATGGGTCAGTATGTCACCAACGACCCGGCCGGTATTCGTTCGCATCCTTACTCCACCTCCGCATCCACCAACCCCCTCCGGTACTCCGATATTGCTAAACTGGATGAGGTTCACA ACATTGGAGAGGTAAGAACGGTTCATCCAGAGATGGTTCTTTTTAAATCTCtcaccttcttctttctccccAATCCCCTTTGA